CTACTCATAGACTGTGGGAGCGATGCGCGGTTCTCTTTGCATGAACAAAATCTGGATTATCAAGACATTCATGATGTCTATATTAGCCATCTGCATGCCGATCATGTGGGAGGATTAGAATGGCTGGCCTTTCAAACCAAATTTAATTTAGAGGCTCATGCTAAGCCAACGCTTTATATAAATAATGCTTTGGCCGGTCCTTTATGGGAGCATGTTTTATCGGGTGGACTGCATTCTTTGGAAAACGAGGAAGCCTCTTTGGAAAGCTTCTTTCATGTCAAAATAATTTCTCAAACTTTTGAATGGGAAAAGATCCATTTCACATTAATCCCCACAACGCATGTCCTTTCTAATCACATTCCACAACCTTGCTTTGGTCTCTATATAACCTTTAAAGAAAAATCGATCTTCATCACAACCGATACGCAATTTGATCCACAACATTTACTACCTTATTTTGAAAAAGCTGATCTTATCTTTCATGATTGTGAAACTGCCGCGATTTGCAGCGGATGCCATGCCCGCTATCCTGAACTTGCGACCCTTCCTCTTGCTATTAAAAGCAAAATGTGGCTTTACCACTATCAACCAGGTCCCCTTCCAAATGCCTTAAAGGATGGATTTCGTGGATTTGTCCAGAAGGGAGATCGATTTGATTTATGAATGAAAGTGATTTACATTATCTTCTCTTTAAAATCAAAGACAGCCTTTACGCTTTGAATGTGACGTGCATTCTCGAAATTGTCTTGCTACCAGAATTAAAATCTTTATCTTTCTCAGTTCCTGGCTTCGTGGGTTATTTCAATTACCACCAAGACGTTATACCTGTGCTGGATCCCGCAATTTTATTGGGATCCCCTGCAACTCCTTACTCTCTGCAAGACAACATAATCATATTAAAAGATAAGGACTTATGTTATGGCTTGATCATAAAGGATGTCTTAGCGATTTCACCTATCAATTTGAATGTTTCTCAAGCCCTCTTAAAAGAAAATTTGCACAAAACCCACACCCAATTTTTTTCTTCAATCGCTCTTTACAACGAGGAAGCTGTTTTTATTTTAAATCACAAAAACTTATATACATATCCTTCAAAGACTCTTACTAAAGAGAAAACATTGATTTCGATAGCTCTACTTTCACAAGAATACGAAAAAAACATTCTTTCTGAAAGGGCAAAACAACTTTCTCAGACCTTGACGTCAAAAAAAAATCACAACTTAGCTCCATTTGCCATTGCAGAATCAAATAAAGAGTTATTTGGCCTCGAAGTTCAACACATTAAAGAATTTTATTCCGTTCGCAGCTTTACACCATTCCCTTTTTCGCATCCCTATCTCTTCGGTTTCATTAATTTACGTGGAATGATTCTCCCTCTAATTGATAGTGGGACATTCATTCAGTCAAAGCGAGAAAAATATCTTGAATCACTAAAAGTCATTGTGATTGAAATCTCCCAGACTCTCTTTGGACTGGTTGTAGATGATGTGATCGATGTTTTGTTACTTCCTAAAGAAGCGATTAAAACTAGCATCGAAAAAGAAAAAAGTCATTATTTGACCTCAACGATTCATTATAAAAATGCATTTTTAGGTGTTTTAGACACACACAAAATTTTTAAGTTATTTTCCTTATAAGGAGAAAAAATGCTCGATTATTTCAATGCCTTAAAGGTTAGAACCAAGCTGGCCTGGCTGACAGGAATTCTGATTCTAGGGATGCTTATCTACGGCTACATGTCTTCAATCACGGTACAAAAAATTGCTATTAATGGGCCTTACTACCAAGAAATTCGTTCGGGTCAAGCTCTTCTCGCAGATATTCTCCCCCCTCCGGCCTATATTGTCGAATCATATTTGCTCTCTTTTCAAGAAGCCTATGAAAAAGACCCAGAAGAATTACAAAGTCTCATTCAAAAAAGTTTAGACTTACAAAAACAATATAACGAACGCTATAACTTTTGGATGACAAACTTGCCTGAAAGTCCCATTAAACATGTTTTAACGGAATCTCACTTACCTGCCGAAGATTTCTTCACTCAATGGCATCAACAATTTTTACCCGCAATTAAAGCGGGCAATCATGCAAAAGCTGAAGAACTCCTATTTGGTCCCTTAAAAACTTTTTATCAATTGCATCGCGCCAAAATTGACGAGGTCATCCGTTTAACAAATCAATATAACGAAACGATAGAAAGAACCATTAATGACTTGGGTCAAAAAATGCAATTTTTTGCCAACATCAGCTGGATTTTTACGATTTTAATGGGGGTCATTTTAGCTACAATCATTGGGTATTCCGTAACAAACCGTCTGCGTGAAGTTCTGAAAAGAATTTTATCAACCTCAAATGAAATTGATGGCCTTTTAAAAACGCAAACGTCCTTAACCTCTGAACAAGTGTCTTCCGTTAAAGATGCAACTTCCTCTCTAAAAGGATTAAATCGTTCTTTTAAACATACGGAAGAGCTTGCCCTGGATTCAAGCAATCGATGTAAAAACTCCCTTCATGTTTCTGAAAAAGGCAATAAGCTGATTAAGCAAATGCTCGAGGGACTGATTCAACATAAAGACAAAGTTTTAGCAATCGGCCAGCATGTTTTGCGACTGACTGAAATCACCAAACAAATTCACAATATTGCTGCCGTGACGGGAAATATCACTAATCAAACGAACATTTTAGCTCTAAATGCCGCTGTTCAAGCTGCCCAAGTTAAGCAACATAGTGAAAGTTTTTCGGTCATAGCTAGCGAAATACGCAAATTAGCAGATGAAAGCAAAAAATTTTTATTGCAAATTGATGTTTTGGCCGAAGACATTAAATCTGCGACCGATTCAACGATGCAAATTGCCGACGAAGGGAATAAAACGGTACAAGAGTGCATTAAATTGGCCCAATCTTCCACCGAGGCTTTTAATGCAATCATTTCCATTACTACGGACTCATTCGTGGGTGCCGAGCAGGTTTCTAAAAATGTGAAGCAACAAAGCTCTGCAGTTGAGCGGGTCACTGAAGCACTTGACTTAGCAAACACGTCAACAGGTAAAACATTACAAGGAATGGACCAAACGCGTAAAGAACTGGAAAATCTCAATCTTGTTTCTGAAGAACTAAAAACCATTGTGTAAAATATATGATTGAAGATGAAGAGCTTAGAATTTTATTCGAAGCAGAAAGTGAAGAAAAAATTCATTCAATCGAATCCAATCTAAAAAAAATAGAAACCAACTTTCGCGATGAAACCGTTTGGAATGAATTATTGCGTGATGCACATACCCTTAAAGGCTCTGCTCGCTTACTCAAAATTAAATCTATTGAGATTATCACTCACCGATTTGAGGGTATTTTACAACATCTTAAAGCATCCAAAAGTCAAATTTTTCCAGGACAAATAAAACTGTGTTACGAAATTTTAGATGCCATTCACTTATTTACAGAGGAAGAGATTGGGAGAGCTCCAGCACGCGTCGATATTTCAGAACTGTTGGAAAAAGCCTCACATGTCATGCAAGAAGAGGTTCTTTTCTCTTCATCAGCTTCTTCCCCGAAACTCCCTCCTCCTCGCAGTCAAAAAGACACGTCCCTCATTAATAAAATAAAAAAAATTTCTCAAAGAAAAGATTTCCTAACTAAAACGATTGCACCTCATGGCACCCTTAAAAATCAGGACATTCACATATCGACTGTACGCGTTAATTTTGAGCAGATCAACCAGCTAATGAATGAAGTTACAGAATTAAATGTCGTCAAAACCACAATTGAACAACTGAATAGCCAAATTGATTCGCTAGTGGAGACCTGGGAAGAAAAAAAGATCCTCTCAAGAAAATTAGCACATACAAAAATAGAACAACTCAATCAGCAAATTGAAGACAAGCTCAACCTTTTGCAAAATCAAGCAAGGGATCCTATCCATAAATTGCAGGTGATTTCTTCTAAACTCATTCAACATGTTCGCCGTCTTACTTTATTGCCGATTTCCAAACTTTTTGATTTATTCCCAACCATGATACGTGAGCTTGCCTTAAGCTTAGATAAAGAGGTTGAGTTTATCGTTTCTAGTGAAGGGATTGGGGTGGATCGTAAAATCATTGATAATCTAAAGGATCCCCTTACACATATTCTACGCAATGCAATTGCCCATGGAATAGAACCTCCGCAAATCAGAAAAAAGCTCGGCAAAAATCCTAAAGGAAAAGTCGAATTAAAAGCATTTCAGACAGAACAAACGATTGTGATCGAAATCATTGATGATGGCTCTGGTTTAGATTTCACAAAAATTAAGCAAAAAGCCATGGATTCAAAGCTTTTTACCCAAGAAGAACTCGATCATAAAACGCCTCAAGAGCTAATTGAACTAATTTTTCTTCCTGGATTTTCAACCTCTAAGCAACCCTCAGATATTGCAGGTCGTGGGATCGGTTTAGATATTGTCAAAAAAATGGTGCAAGATTGTTCGGGGCATCTCCGTGTGCGTTCTCAAGCGGAAAAAGGGTGCGCATTTTCTATTGAGCTGCCGATTGAATTCGTCACCAATCATGTTTTACTCATTTCACAAAATGGGGACACTTACGCCATTCCTGTTGATAGGGTAGATGCCTGCTTATGGATTAAATCCGAGCAGTTTTTTTCGATTGAAGGACAAGACATGATCAACATTTCTCAAAATCCCTATCCGGTTTATTTTTTAAAATATCTTCTAAATTCAACAAGAGAACACTTTTCACTAGCAGATCCCATTCCTTGTGTCATGATTCGTAAATTTGAAAAACATATTGGATTGGTTGTAGACGCTATCCTTGAAGAACAAGAACTCGTCATTTTTCCTAATAAAACCCCCTTATTTGATTATAAGGGAGTTATCGGAACTGCCATTTTAAAAAATGGCAGTGTTTGCATTGTGATTGACCCATTTGAACTCATTTACCTTTCAAATGTTCAAAATGAAGAAGCTTTACATTTCAAAAGCAAAAAAAAATCCATTTTACTGGTAGACGACTCCACCATTTCACGCGTAATCCTTAAACATGCGTTGGAAGAAAAAAATTATCAAGTGACTATTGCTGAGGATGGCCTACAAGCGCTTGAACTTCTCCAAGAAATGAAATTTGACGCAATGATTACCGATGTAGAAATGCCTCGCATGAATGGATTAGAACTCACTTCACACATTCGAACACAAGATTATAATTACATCCTTCCTATTATCATCATTTCTGATCTATCATCAAAAAAAGATGAAGAAAAAGGGCTAAAAGCTGGTGCTAATGCCTATCTCACGAAATCAGAGTTCAATCTACAAAATATTATCACCACATTAGAAGAGTTAATAAAATGAATGATGACAATAAAAAAACCATTTTAGTCGTGGATGACACTCCCTTGCAAGCGATCATGCTACGTCGTGTACTTGTCCAAGCCAATTACGATGTTCTCACAGCCAAAAATGGAGCCGAAGCCTTAGAATTCTTAAAGAAGCAAAAATTTGCCTTAGTGATCACCGATGTAAATATGCCCATTATGGATGGATTTAAGCTATGCCGCATTATAAAAACCGACCTTAATCTTAGATCGACCCCAGTGATTATTTGCACCGTTCTGGCCTCCCCAGAAGATTTGATTAAAGGGATTGAAGCAGGTGCAGACAACTATATCACCAAGCCTTGGAATAACGATCTCTTGCTCTTGCGCATAAAAGAGCTGGTAGGGAGATCTAGCAGTCCTCAAATTTTTTCGAGTACCGAAGAAATTGTCTTTGGAAATCAAACCTACAAAATTAGCACGAATCGACAATACATTTTGAATTTTTTACTTTCAACCTATGAACATATTCACCAACAAAATATTGAATTGCAAGAGCTTAAAGAGGAAATTCAAAGAAAAAATTCAGAGCTAAAGCAAGCTCAAAAAGAGCAAGAACAAATCATGCTCAATGTCTTTCCCTCTTATGTTGCGCAAGAATTACTAGCCTATGGATCTGTTAATCCTACACGTGTTGAAAATGCAACCGTTGGATTTGTCGATTTTTCCGGATTTACCGAAAGCTCTTCTAAACTAGAGCCCCAAAATTTACTTGAAGTTCTCGAGTTTTATTTCGAAAATTTTGACCGCATCATTGAATCCAGACAAATCGAACGAATTAAAACAATCGGGGATGGCTACATGTTTGCAAGTGGTGTCCTAGAGCATAAAGATTCACCAGCCCTCGATTGTGTCTTAGCAGCGATAGAAATACGTGATTTTATGATAGAATCCGAAGCCTTAGTCAAACAAAAATATCATATTGAATGGAAAGCTCGTCTGGGAATTCATTCTGGTCCTGTCATTGCGGGAGTTGTGGGTAAACAAAAGCTCGCTTATGACATATGGGGCGATACTGTCAATATCGCTAATCATTTACAGGCGCAAAGTGAAGAGGGTAAAATTAATATTTCCCATGAAACTTATGAAAGGATTAAGGATGTTTTTATTTGCACATATCGAGGCAAATTGCCTATTCAAAGACGTAAAGGAACGAATAGTCTTTCAATCGATATGTA
Above is a window of Parachlamydia acanthamoebae DNA encoding:
- a CDS encoding MBL fold metallo-hydrolase; protein product: MKLLFLGTGSAFTVGDGNYHSNLLLQSDTHKNLLIDCGSDARFSLHEQNLDYQDIHDVYISHLHADHVGGLEWLAFQTKFNLEAHAKPTLYINNALAGPLWEHVLSGGLHSLENEEASLESFFHVKIISQTFEWEKIHFTLIPTTHVLSNHIPQPCFGLYITFKEKSIFITTDTQFDPQHLLPYFEKADLIFHDCETAAICSGCHARYPELATLPLAIKSKMWLYHYQPGPLPNALKDGFRGFVQKGDRFDL
- a CDS encoding chemotaxis protein CheW is translated as MNESDLHYLLFKIKDSLYALNVTCILEIVLLPELKSLSFSVPGFVGYFNYHQDVIPVLDPAILLGSPATPYSLQDNIIILKDKDLCYGLIIKDVLAISPINLNVSQALLKENLHKTHTQFFSSIALYNEEAVFILNHKNLYTYPSKTLTKEKTLISIALLSQEYEKNILSERAKQLSQTLTSKKNHNLAPFAIAESNKELFGLEVQHIKEFYSVRSFTPFPFSHPYLFGFINLRGMILPLIDSGTFIQSKREKYLESLKVIVIEISQTLFGLVVDDVIDVLLLPKEAIKTSIEKEKSHYLTSTIHYKNAFLGVLDTHKIFKLFSL
- a CDS encoding methyl-accepting chemotaxis protein — protein: MLDYFNALKVRTKLAWLTGILILGMLIYGYMSSITVQKIAINGPYYQEIRSGQALLADILPPPAYIVESYLLSFQEAYEKDPEELQSLIQKSLDLQKQYNERYNFWMTNLPESPIKHVLTESHLPAEDFFTQWHQQFLPAIKAGNHAKAEELLFGPLKTFYQLHRAKIDEVIRLTNQYNETIERTINDLGQKMQFFANISWIFTILMGVILATIIGYSVTNRLREVLKRILSTSNEIDGLLKTQTSLTSEQVSSVKDATSSLKGLNRSFKHTEELALDSSNRCKNSLHVSEKGNKLIKQMLEGLIQHKDKVLAIGQHVLRLTEITKQIHNIAAVTGNITNQTNILALNAAVQAAQVKQHSESFSVIASEIRKLADESKKFLLQIDVLAEDIKSATDSTMQIADEGNKTVQECIKLAQSSTEAFNAIISITTDSFVGAEQVSKNVKQQSSAVERVTEALDLANTSTGKTLQGMDQTRKELENLNLVSEELKTIV
- a CDS encoding hybrid sensor histidine kinase/response regulator, with the translated sequence MIEDEELRILFEAESEEKIHSIESNLKKIETNFRDETVWNELLRDAHTLKGSARLLKIKSIEIITHRFEGILQHLKASKSQIFPGQIKLCYEILDAIHLFTEEEIGRAPARVDISELLEKASHVMQEEVLFSSSASSPKLPPPRSQKDTSLINKIKKISQRKDFLTKTIAPHGTLKNQDIHISTVRVNFEQINQLMNEVTELNVVKTTIEQLNSQIDSLVETWEEKKILSRKLAHTKIEQLNQQIEDKLNLLQNQARDPIHKLQVISSKLIQHVRRLTLLPISKLFDLFPTMIRELALSLDKEVEFIVSSEGIGVDRKIIDNLKDPLTHILRNAIAHGIEPPQIRKKLGKNPKGKVELKAFQTEQTIVIEIIDDGSGLDFTKIKQKAMDSKLFTQEELDHKTPQELIELIFLPGFSTSKQPSDIAGRGIGLDIVKKMVQDCSGHLRVRSQAEKGCAFSIELPIEFVTNHVLLISQNGDTYAIPVDRVDACLWIKSEQFFSIEGQDMINISQNPYPVYFLKYLLNSTREHFSLADPIPCVMIRKFEKHIGLVVDAILEEQELVIFPNKTPLFDYKGVIGTAILKNGSVCIVIDPFELIYLSNVQNEEALHFKSKKKSILLVDDSTISRVILKHALEEKNYQVTIAEDGLQALELLQEMKFDAMITDVEMPRMNGLELTSHIRTQDYNYILPIIIISDLSSKKDEEKGLKAGANAYLTKSEFNLQNIITTLEELIK
- a CDS encoding adenylate/guanylate cyclase domain-containing protein, with product MNDDNKKTILVVDDTPLQAIMLRRVLVQANYDVLTAKNGAEALEFLKKQKFALVITDVNMPIMDGFKLCRIIKTDLNLRSTPVIICTVLASPEDLIKGIEAGADNYITKPWNNDLLLLRIKELVGRSSSPQIFSSTEEIVFGNQTYKISTNRQYILNFLLSTYEHIHQQNIELQELKEEIQRKNSELKQAQKEQEQIMLNVFPSYVAQELLAYGSVNPTRVENATVGFVDFSGFTESSSKLEPQNLLEVLEFYFENFDRIIESRQIERIKTIGDGYMFASGVLEHKDSPALDCVLAAIEIRDFMIESEALVKQKYHIEWKARLGIHSGPVIAGVVGKQKLAYDIWGDTVNIANHLQAQSEEGKINISHETYERIKDVFICTYRGKLPIQRRKGTNSLSIDMYFVESLRQK